GTGATGCCGTTGCCGCGGGAGGCGCAGATCGCGGAGCCGCCGTAGGCGTCGCTGCAACCGCCGCTGACGGTGACGTCGGCGACCTTCAGATAGCGGGACTGGCAGTTGATCTCGGAGCCGCACTGGGAGGTCGCGCCCCAGCCGTAGACCTGGACGCTCTGGCCGACGCGTACCGTGCCGGGCTGGCCGAGGGTGGCGTACGTGGTGGACACCGAGCGGTCCAGGCGGACCAGGGCCAGGTCGGCGCTGTGGGTGTAGATCTGGACGCCGTTGGCCGTGGTGCCGCCGCTGTACTGGTCCAGGCTGCCGATGCGGAACGACAGGGAGCCGCCGGAGACGCAGTGCTTGGCCGTGAGGATCCAGGTCGGCGCGATGATCGTGGCCGAACAGCTCTCCTGGCCGTTGGCGTACAGCCGGGCCGCCCAGGGGCCGCTGGAGGCGTAGCCGCCGCCGATGATGGGCTGCGGGGCCCTGGTGGTGGGGGGCGCGGCCGGGGCGGCGCTCGCCGTGGGGGCGAGCAGGGCCAGGACGGAGACGGTGGCTGCGGCGAGTGCGGGCGCGAGTCGGGATATGCGCAAGATTCC
The sequence above is drawn from the Streptomyces sp. SAT1 genome and encodes:
- a CDS encoding S1 family peptidase gives rise to the protein MRISRLAPALAAATVSVLALLAPTASAAPAAPPTTRAPQPIIGGGYASSGPWAARLYANGQESCSATIIAPTWILTAKHCVSGGSLSFRIGSLDQYSGGTTANGVQIYTHSADLALVRLDRSVSTTYATLGQPGTVRVGQSVQVYGWGATSQCGSEINCQSRYLKVADVTVSGGCSDAYGGSAICASRGNGITAGGDSGGPMMAGGVQVGVASTSDRQSSTAYANVTAYRSWIQSVAGV